One segment of Trichlorobacter ammonificans DNA contains the following:
- a CDS encoding endonuclease MutS2, producing MIPTDTLLRLEFDKVLQAVARHARSRTTAAAVAAMAPLRDSTAIRTHWGRIEEIRGLARQRISLSIGRFDDIRPLLDEVRPDGAILAPLSLLQFIPVLESLAALARQLAPRQDIPLLRSIDPQPEAMDDILEPLSATLDDEGNILDSASRELAEIRRAKRTLAARVRRKLEEIVRKHETAIFLQDDFITIRSGRWVIPVRMDSKGMVPGVVHDVSSSGETAFMEPLEIIPFVNELENLTAEEKAEEIRILRRLSAWIREDADRIAACFGTLVELDRLDCLAAYAERFAMAVPELSDDGRLRLLSARHPLLLSLRADQPDAPPVVPLEIELTTGTETPERETSQVIVISGPNAGGKTIALKTVGLITLMALSGMAIPASPSSTVPLLDHLLVDMGDEQSIEQSLSTFSAHAAAMARILGQADQRSLVLLDELGTGTEPLQGAAIGCAVLNELRRRGALVIATTHLTEIVGFVQRTPAMRNAGMEFDSSTWTPRYRLVMGEPGQSHALETARRYGLPEPVLAFARELLGDSGTAFAGVIDELRVKRDHLATELAGLQAERARLATRERELEQQRGELEELRRTVIEQGRDEARAVVTATRRELNALLDDLRKERRKETADKLRNRAAQLEAAFAPSGQAPPSGDSLKPGDRVHVRSLGRDAQVVSVDSGRNKVRVRAGSIELEVPLHGLMQPAAPAPSARERKAPRFKAAAWTAEETPSAAELNLIGKRVDDALTELEGFIDQAVLAGQRQVRIVHGMGSGALQRAVREFLGRHPQVASFRAGEPHEGRDGATVAELE from the coding sequence ATGATTCCGACCGACACGCTACTTCGTCTTGAATTCGACAAGGTCCTGCAGGCCGTGGCCCGCCACGCCCGCAGCCGGACCACCGCCGCTGCCGTGGCCGCCATGGCCCCCCTGCGGGACAGCACCGCCATCCGTACCCACTGGGGCCGGATCGAGGAAATCCGGGGGCTGGCCCGCCAGCGGATCAGCCTCTCCATCGGCCGCTTCGACGATATCCGGCCGCTTTTGGACGAGGTCCGTCCCGACGGCGCCATCCTGGCGCCGTTGTCGCTGCTGCAGTTCATCCCGGTGCTGGAATCCCTGGCCGCCCTGGCCCGGCAGCTGGCACCCCGCCAGGACATCCCCCTGCTGCGAAGCATCGACCCGCAGCCGGAAGCCATGGACGACATCCTGGAACCGCTCAGCGCCACCCTGGACGATGAGGGGAACATCCTGGACAGCGCCTCCCGGGAGCTGGCCGAGATCCGCAGGGCCAAGCGGACCCTGGCGGCCCGGGTGCGGAGGAAGCTGGAGGAGATCGTGCGCAAGCACGAAACCGCCATCTTCCTGCAGGACGACTTCATCACCATCCGCTCCGGCCGCTGGGTGATCCCGGTACGGATGGACTCCAAGGGGATGGTGCCCGGCGTGGTGCACGACGTTTCCTCTTCCGGCGAAACCGCCTTCATGGAGCCGCTGGAGATCATCCCCTTTGTCAACGAACTGGAAAACCTCACCGCCGAGGAAAAGGCCGAGGAGATCCGCATCCTGCGCCGCCTCTCCGCCTGGATACGGGAGGATGCGGACCGGATCGCCGCCTGCTTCGGCACCCTGGTGGAACTGGACCGCTTGGACTGCCTGGCGGCCTACGCCGAGCGGTTCGCCATGGCGGTGCCGGAACTGTCCGATGACGGTCGCCTTCGCCTGCTTTCCGCCCGCCACCCCCTGCTGCTGTCCCTCAGGGCCGACCAACCCGACGCCCCGCCGGTGGTCCCGCTGGAGATCGAACTGACCACCGGAACGGAGACACCGGAACGGGAAACGTCGCAGGTTATTGTGATCAGCGGCCCCAACGCCGGCGGCAAGACCATTGCCCTAAAGACCGTGGGGCTCATCACTCTCATGGCACTGTCCGGCATGGCGATCCCCGCCTCCCCCTCCTCCACGGTGCCGCTCCTGGACCATCTGCTGGTGGACATGGGGGACGAACAGTCCATCGAACAGAGCCTCTCCACCTTCTCGGCCCATGCCGCCGCCATGGCCCGCATCCTGGGACAGGCCGACCAACGCAGCCTGGTGCTGCTGGACGAACTGGGCACCGGCACCGAGCCGCTGCAGGGGGCGGCCATCGGCTGCGCCGTGCTGAACGAACTGCGCAGGCGGGGCGCCCTGGTGATCGCCACCACCCACTTGACCGAGATCGTCGGCTTTGTGCAGCGCACCCCGGCCATGCGCAACGCCGGCATGGAGTTCGACAGCAGCACCTGGACCCCCCGCTACCGCCTGGTGATGGGGGAGCCGGGCCAGTCCCACGCCCTGGAGACCGCCCGTCGCTACGGCCTGCCGGAACCGGTGCTGGCCTTTGCCCGTGAACTGCTGGGGGATAGCGGTACCGCCTTTGCCGGGGTCATCGACGAACTGCGGGTCAAACGGGACCACCTGGCAACGGAACTGGCCGGGCTGCAGGCGGAACGCGCCCGGCTGGCAACGCGGGAGCGGGAACTGGAGCAGCAGCGCGGAGAACTTGAGGAGCTGCGCCGCACCGTGATTGAACAGGGACGCGACGAGGCCCGCGCCGTGGTCACCGCCACCCGGCGGGAACTGAACGCCCTGCTGGACGACCTGCGCAAGGAGCGGCGCAAGGAAACCGCCGACAAGCTGCGCAACCGCGCCGCCCAGCTGGAGGCGGCCTTTGCCCCCTCCGGACAGGCCCCGCCCTCCGGCGACAGCCTGAAACCCGGGGACCGGGTCCATGTCCGCTCCCTGGGGCGGGATGCCCAGGTGGTCAGCGTGGACAGCGGCCGGAACAAGGTGCGGGTGCGGGCCGGCAGCATTGAACTGGAGGTGCCGCTCCATGGCCTGATGCAGCCCGCCGCCCCGGCTCCGTCGGCACGGGAGCGGAAAGCGCCGCGCTTCAAAGCAGCAGCCTGGACCGCGGAAGAAACCCCGTCCGCTGCGGAACTGAACCTGATCGGCAAGCGGGTGGACGACGCCCTGACTGAGCTGGAAGGGTTCATCGACCAGGCGGTGCTGGCGGGACAGCGGCAGGTGCGGATCGTCCACGGCATGGGGAGCGGCGCGCTGCAGCGGGCGGTGCGGGAGTTCTTGGGCCGGCATCCCCAGGTGGCCTCCTTCCGGGCCGGCGAACCCCATGAAGGCCGGGACGGCGCCACCGTGGCGGAACTGGAGTAG
- a CDS encoding peptide chain release factor family protein yields the protein MTATFAVSDAKNRWLQERMRELAVREEELEERFIRSSGRGGQHVNKTSTAVQVRHLPSGLEARCDRERSQSLNRFLARRELLDKIARSRGLATKGDDRIAKLRKQKARRQRRSASASPATDHTTS from the coding sequence ATGACCGCCACCTTCGCCGTCAGTGATGCGAAAAACCGCTGGCTGCAGGAGCGGATGCGTGAACTGGCCGTCCGGGAGGAGGAACTGGAGGAACGTTTCATCCGCTCCTCCGGCCGGGGGGGCCAGCATGTCAACAAAACCTCCACCGCAGTGCAGGTACGGCACCTGCCCAGCGGCCTTGAAGCCCGCTGCGACCGGGAACGGAGCCAGTCGCTGAACCGCTTCCTGGCCCGCCGCGAACTGCTGGACAAGATCGCCCGCTCCCGCGGCCTGGCAACCAAGGGCGACGACCGTATCGCCAAACTCCGCAAACAGAAGGCCCGCCGCCAGCGGCGTTCGGCCTCCGCATCACCAGCCACGGACCATACCACCTCATGA
- a CDS encoding EAL and HDOD domain-containing protein, with protein MHPSDEKYLIGRQPILNRDQQICAFELLFRSAASRNEANVSDATQASASVILNALSGFGIQQILGGHQGFLNLELDLLMSDSLELLPKELMVLELLETLAVTPELVERCRELKEAGFVLALDDHQFSPVYEELYHLVDIVKVDLLATPVETLEPVIEQYRPYPFKLLAEKVETRQEFLQCLDLGFDYFQGYYFAKPLVIEKKKIDEGGAALLRLMRQLADDAEMADIERTFRSSPGLTYKLLLLVNSVSFAGLQKIQTVRHAISMLGRAQMKRWVQLTLFATGDGEATENPLVDMAAVRGNLMEQMALVCPGLQGHSTAADQAFMIGILSLLESLYDISTEQLSRELNLSDEVLRGLVAREGTYGLLLDLAESVERMEFSRATAILEELRVPYYLLMEAQLKAYNWHGAPTT; from the coding sequence ATGCACCCTTCCGACGAGAAATACCTGATCGGCCGCCAGCCGATTCTGAACCGCGACCAGCAGATCTGCGCCTTTGAACTGCTCTTCCGCTCCGCGGCTTCCCGGAACGAAGCCAACGTCAGCGACGCCACCCAGGCCAGTGCCAGCGTTATCCTCAACGCCCTTTCCGGATTCGGCATCCAGCAGATTCTGGGAGGGCACCAGGGGTTCCTCAACCTGGAACTGGACCTGCTGATGAGCGACTCCCTGGAGCTGCTGCCCAAAGAGCTGATGGTGCTGGAACTGCTGGAAACTCTGGCGGTGACCCCGGAGCTGGTGGAGCGCTGCCGGGAACTGAAGGAGGCCGGCTTCGTGCTGGCCCTGGACGATCACCAGTTCTCGCCGGTGTACGAAGAGCTGTACCACCTGGTGGACATCGTCAAGGTGGACCTGCTGGCCACGCCGGTGGAAACCCTGGAACCGGTGATCGAACAGTACCGTCCCTACCCCTTCAAGCTGCTGGCCGAAAAGGTGGAAACCCGGCAGGAGTTCCTGCAGTGTCTCGACCTGGGGTTCGACTACTTCCAGGGGTACTACTTCGCCAAGCCCTTGGTGATCGAAAAGAAGAAGATCGACGAGGGGGGCGCGGCCCTGCTGCGCCTGATGCGCCAACTGGCGGACGATGCCGAGATGGCGGACATCGAGAGGACCTTCCGCAGCAGTCCCGGCCTCACCTACAAACTGTTGCTGCTGGTCAACTCCGTCTCCTTTGCCGGCCTGCAGAAGATCCAGACCGTGCGCCACGCCATCAGCATGCTGGGGCGGGCCCAGATGAAGCGCTGGGTGCAGTTGACCCTGTTTGCCACCGGCGATGGTGAAGCCACCGAAAACCCACTGGTGGACATGGCTGCCGTGCGGGGCAACCTGATGGAGCAGATGGCCCTGGTCTGCCCCGGCCTGCAGGGACACAGTACCGCCGCCGACCAGGCTTTCATGATCGGTATCCTTTCGCTGCTGGAGTCGCTCTACGACATCTCCACAGAGCAGCTTTCCCGTGAACTGAACCTCTCCGACGAGGTGCTGCGCGGTCTGGTAGCACGGGAAGGAACCTACGGCCTGCTGCTCGACCTGGCCGAATCGGTGGAGCGGATGGAGTTTTCCCGTGCCACCGCCATTCTGGAGGAGCTGCGGGTTCCCTACTACCTGCTGATGGAAGCCCAGCTCAAGGCCTACAACTGGCACGGAGCACCGACCACATGA